Within Hirundo rustica isolate bHirRus1 chromosome 12, bHirRus1.pri.v3, whole genome shotgun sequence, the genomic segment CTACCTGGTtaagaaacaatattttatctgtttgcAGAGTAATCTAGGCCAGAAAGTTACATTTATGTACAGGAAAATGCCTGTATATCTGCCTAAAAAAGACAATTATATAATATAATGTGAAGGTAACATTCAGTTACCCTGAGCTTCATGCAAATTTTAGAGCAGTGGCAAAAACGACTTTCCGAAAGTAATATCTTGGACTGGTCTTGGATGTCCTTTACCTacactgtattttgttttgtttttgcttttttttgttttattttatttttttttcctctgtaaattTAGATAAAACAACTTCAGAGTTATTCAGAATGGAAAGTATCACGAAGGTAAGGGAAACAAATTCCTTTAATTCTTAAATTTAGCCTGCTCCGCTCAGGCTGCTCTTGAATTTCACCTTGTGTAAAATGGGAATGCCACAAAAAGCGTTGATTTGTACCAGTGTTGGAGGGCCAGCAGAACCTGCTTTGGAGCATTTTTTACCTTCTGCCCgcctgggagcagcccctgtTGTTGCAGGCACTCGTTACTCCCAGCTCTGGACAGTGGAATTTTTGGCTGTGCCAGGTGTGCTCCGTTCTCCTGCAGGTCACGGTGccaccagggctctgcagaaCCGTGCCAGGCCTTTCTTGGGCGCTTCTTGCTCAATGTGTGCAAAGCCTTCATAAATCAGAaatcagagctgctccccactGCAGCTGCGCTTCCCTCGGATGTTCGTGTGGGGTGtcagagccgggctgggctgcaggggcccAGATGGAATCGTGAGTTTATTTCAGGACAAATTGGTGTAAAATACCAGCAAGACACCAGGAAAAGATGAGCCAAAGGTGTTTAATTCTGCCAGAGCGGCTCCAGCATTTGGGGTTTACAACGATCTGaaacccagcagctcagcacagttTCAGTGCTTACTTTCTCAGACTCTTGCTTGGACCTGgaatatgaataaaaattatttttaaatccataACAGATAGATCTTTATCATCTTTATCACTTCCACTTATGAAATGAGTCCTCTCACCAACAGCAATTGCTTCTCAGtgcttaagaaaaatattttgtggagGTTGCACACACCGCTTTCCTGCGAAGGTATAATTTGGTTTTATCTTGAGACATTTGAATGTCACAGATGTGTTTTTCTAACAGCTTATTCTGTtcctgcaatattttaaaatttcttaattaCCTAGGTTTTAACCAcctattttaatatttgggTGAAGCCATCTCGAGTATTTTTGGCGTCTGTTTTTTACAGTCCCAAAATTTAAAGATCTGGGGTGGTTGGTTTCTTTATCTGCAGGATCTGTACATGTGAAAGACTCTTAAAATTCTGTCCAGTCAAACATGCATAAACTCACAGAATTTGATTTTTCACAGGTAAGTCTgacagtgtttatttttaaatatcacagTGTAAATCTTCTAGACTCTATTAAAAATCCTTATACTTTTACAGGAGAAAATATTACACTTTACAGATACAAAGGGCTGTAATTTAAAGGTATCAGAAGTTAATTTCCATAGTGTGACAGTAATAGACATAATTTGcaccattaaaataaaataatgtttccaGAGAAAATGAGCCAATAGTTTAAAAAGCACTGCTAAACTTTCTTACTTTTGGatattttatcattattttctttttctaatgacAATTCTTTTACTGATGGAGAAAGCATTTACCTGTGAGAAAGTGCCTGaggttaataataataataataataataataacaataacttAGAGTGTGTATATATCTCTTCCATAAAAATATTGGTTTAACGTGGATTGTCTTACTCGCCCCTCTTATTTTTGTgtggacttttaaaaaaattggagCTAGTAGgaactctcttttcctttcctcgATTCCTTTATTTCCTCTAAAATTGAGCATAGTAGTTCAGTATATTTGTGTTGATTACAGAAAAAACGTGTTACAGTTGAATTTGGGCAAGCTGTACAGAAGCAGGGTGAGGCTTGCACCTGGTGTCCAAACCTGGGCAGAGACACTGAAAACTGGAGCCCTgactctgctgcctgcactcTTTTGGGATGTTTTAGTGGTTAAAGGCTCATCGAGGGAGGCTGGGATTCAGTTCCATCCTCTGCTTAGATCCCATTTAATCAATTACCTCTCGttttcccaaatattcccaTCCCACCTAATGAGCCAGGTGCTCTGGGTGTGATGTGAAGGCTTTCTTTGCTACTGGCTTTAGGTTTCAGCACTTCAATAAATAactaaaaaggcaaaatgtgGTGGTTGGAACTCTGATGgttctctgccttttttcagCAGCGTTTCCTCAGAGCGGTTTTGAGACGTTCTTATTTCTTCTTGAAGCGCTCCTGACTCCAGAGGCTCTTGCTTTGCGGGGTTGTGCACATTGGTTTTCAATGTCCTTTTCCTATGCTGTGAACCAAACTTCTCTCTTTTggtttctgtaatttttaaacaCTCTCACACCAgtcaactattttttttttccccctctgtaaATTTAGATAAAACAACTGGATTCTTCCCATTTGTTTGGTGTGTTAGGGGCTATCTCGTCCCCGGCACAACAGCCCGAGCTGTGCACCAAGCCCAGGCTGGGTTTTCTGGGATAGGCACATTTAGGAATTAGGAGCACAGGAATCCACCCTCCTTGCCGCTTTCTCTTGCAAGCTGGTGGATTCTGCCAGGGCCGGTTGGAACCACCCCGCCTAAGAAGCCgcagaaatgtcattttgttGTTGAGGATTTGTCAGTAAAAGAAAGCATCGCCCTCCCGGCGGTGCCTCCTCCCCGGAgcgcagagctgctgctgcctcccttccccaggcagccagctgggagagggatCCAGGGATTCGGGGGGGTggagagaagcaggaaaggtgtgtccctgctgccacagcccgGGGAGGTGCCGGGGGAGCGCCTCGCTCATCCCATGGCCAGCGGTGCTCCGGGGAGCCGGGGCTCACCTGCAGAGCTCACCACCTGCACAGCTCACCACCTGCACAACTCACCACCTGCACAGCTCACTACCTGCACAACTCAGTGCCTGCACAACTCACTGCCTGCACAACTCAccacctgcacagctccctaCCTGCACAACTCACCACCTGCACAGCTCACTACCTGCACAGCTCACCTGCACAACTCACctgctgcctcagtttccccatcccCGGGGCTGCACCCTTCCAGGTACGGCACAGCAATGCTTTGCACGGGAGCTCGCTCTGCTTTGCCATCCAGCAGGATTGTTCTGGGCTGTCCGGGTGGTTTTGTGTTCCAGGGAGGGGGCACGAGCTCTGTGGGAAACTGGGCTCCTCCGGTGCCATGAGGCAGAAAATGTGAGGGAGGGAGAATGTCCATTATTAGTTCGCACAGCCAGAAGGCAAGTGAtaattgcttttgaaaatgtccCCTGCATTTTGACTTTTGGGAAGTATGGGAGTAGAAATGATTCGTTAGAATGGAGTCATGcgtgggaaagaaaaatgtaactgtGAGGAGTTTTGTGGGATTTATTACCTAGAGATGATGTTGTACCTGAAATATTCGTcagctgtttattttctctttaacagTTCTCACTGTAGCCCTTTACAAATGCAGCATTTTGGGGTGAATTTCATAAACAGCAGTAAATGGCTGATATTGCaaggaaatatttggaaagaaaataagcagCTTACTAATGAACTTTAAATAGTAACAATGCATGTATTTTGTGTAGATTTCTGTGTTGCAAATAAATGCacatcctttctttttaaacctggtattttaaaaatctattcaGCACCAGCTTTAGCCTTGTCAGAATTTCACATGCACTCctattcattcttttcttgcttttaggCTTTATAATAGCTGTGAATTTTATTTAACTTGAGCTTAGGCAGCAGTGAGAACATCATTCAGATGTTTATTTTGGAGGTTAAAACATTTCTGAACTAGCTGAACTGTTAAATCAGTAAAAttagatgaaaatattttagtaaaacATAGAATGTATCAGTATCCCTGCTTGTTATTGGGAGCAGGAATAGAGGGGAATAGATTACAATACTAATTTTGATAAAATGCAGCAACATTTTTCATGTTGTTGTGCTTAATGTAGTCTAATTTTGCTTATCCTTGATTTTTGCATGGATTCCCAGTGAATTTTTAGCTGAAATTCAAATGGTACTGAATGTCTGGATAGGGTGATATATTTGGATTTGCAAATGCTTCTATGAATTTTATCACTTCTCTGGAAGGAATTAGCTGAGAAGGGATTcttaaaaagacttttttttttttaaagggttcAAGTTGGATGTGAAATATTGGCAGCCAATCTGCCATTCATCGATTTACCTGAGCTTTTTTCATCCCCTTGAGAGAGTCAATTCatacttttaaaaacctttctgTGTGGGCAAGTCTGTGAAACTGAACTCTGCCTGAAAATACCCCGAGTTGGTAAAGCATGGTTATGTAACCAGTATTGCATAATAATGTATTTAATGATATTCTAATAGGAGTTTACTTTTATCATTGTTACTTTAGGAGGAAAGGTTGCAGGGCTGTGACTAATTACCCTCCTTCTTTAAGGTTATCAGCTGTCCTCATTTTCAAGGACATCCCTTGCTAACAGGGACAGCCCTGGAATCTTGGAGGCTTTATTGAAAATGGGGCAATGTTCTAATTTCAGAACAATCTCATGTCAGGCAGGCatctgagcagctccagagctcaCGTGGCTCCGAGGGCAGCGCACCCGGCCTGGGCAGCATCAGCTCCTGTCCTGGCACACAAAGATGGCGCAAAcagaggtgcagcagcagctgtgccactgctgcacacacacaaccaccttagaagtaaaaaaaaattgaaaatattggtttttctttgcagaaatgtgctcattttttcccttctgtaatCCCACAGCCGTGGGAGTGGGTCGGCAAAATCGGGTTCGTCACCCCGTTCCACTTGAATGGAAAGACCAGGCAGCAAATGCTGGAGAATTGGGAGGAATTTTCACAGAGACTGAAGCTAAATTTAAAGGAGGAACAGCTCCCTGCACTCTCTGTCCTCAGACAGTTGTCAAAAGAGAAAAGTAGGTTTCGGAAGCGTTCGGATTTGTTTGACGACTTTGTTATCTCTGTGCTTGAACTCAGACTATTTTATATGTGCTTTAAAATAAGGAAGTCCTGGAATTATGTAAGGGGTTAGCCAAGTACAACACAGAGAAAGATGCAGGAGAGACTGAAGTCTGATTTCAAATGAGGGCCAGGACACGTGTGATTGCATGGATCTCCAAAGGTTTCTGCTGGGGAAGAGATCACTGACAGC encodes:
- the LOC120758362 gene encoding uncharacterized protein LOC120758362 — its product is MHKLTEFDFSQAASWERDPGIRGGGEKQERCVPAATARGGAGGAPRSSHGQRCSGEPGLTCRAHHLHSSPPAQLTTCTAHYLHNSVPAQLTACTTHHLHSSLPAQLTTCTAHYLHSSPAQLTCCLSFPIPGAAPFQPWEWVGKIGFVTPFHLNGKTRQQMLENWEEFSQRLKLNLKEEQLPALSVLRQLSKEKSRFRKRSDLFDDFVISVLELRLFYMCFKIRKSWNYVRG